One Halostagnicola kamekurae DNA segment encodes these proteins:
- the pepF gene encoding oligoendopeptidase F: protein MSSVPDRSEIDREYTWDLESIYGSDEEWEEAYAAVSDRIEELASYEGQTTDDAETLLAVFELRNDIMREVSTVAAYARMRRDEDTTNQEYQALTARSQSLAAEAQSAASFIEPELQTLTRSEFESMTDEEPALETYDHYVDDVLRMKPHTRSAEVEALLADLSEVTGATGEVYNMLSNADMSFPTLEDPDGDAVEITQSNFTNLLKRPDREFRRRVYEGYFDEWEAVRNTVAASYKNSVKADVKTAQARNYDTAREAALDGPNVPVEVYDTLVDSVDDNLDKLHRHAELKREALEVDELQMWDLYMPLTGGEGPDVGYDEATEYVVDAVGPLGEEYQSRVAEGLESRWVDVYENEGKQSGAYSGGTYDTQPFILMNYQDDIASMYTLAHELGHSMHSQLTKDEQPYVYSSYEIFVAEVASTVNEALLTNHLLETVDDPAFRKAVLNEFLERVRSTLYRQTLFAEFEHEAHRLEENGEPLTADRLDDLYYGLKESYYEPATVDERIAREWMRIPHFYRAFYVYQYSTGISAALAIVDGILPDGPSSEPDCTAAENYLEFLRRGSREYPLDLLRIAGVDMSSSDPIDRALATYGDRLDEMAALLE from the coding sequence ATGAGTTCTGTACCGGACCGCTCCGAAATCGACCGGGAGTACACCTGGGACCTCGAGAGCATCTACGGGAGCGACGAGGAGTGGGAGGAGGCGTACGCGGCGGTGAGCGATCGAATCGAGGAGTTGGCGAGCTACGAAGGCCAGACCACCGACGACGCCGAGACGTTACTCGCGGTTTTCGAGCTTCGAAACGACATCATGCGCGAGGTGTCGACGGTGGCCGCCTACGCCCGCATGCGACGCGACGAGGACACGACCAACCAGGAGTATCAGGCCCTGACCGCCAGATCCCAGTCGCTGGCAGCGGAGGCACAGTCCGCCGCCTCGTTCATCGAGCCCGAACTCCAGACGCTCACGCGATCGGAGTTCGAGTCGATGACCGACGAGGAGCCGGCACTCGAGACCTACGACCACTACGTCGACGACGTGTTGCGGATGAAACCGCACACGCGTTCGGCGGAAGTCGAGGCGCTCCTCGCGGACCTGAGCGAAGTGACGGGAGCGACCGGCGAGGTCTACAACATGCTCTCGAACGCGGACATGTCGTTTCCGACCCTCGAGGATCCCGATGGCGACGCAGTCGAGATCACCCAGAGCAACTTCACCAACCTGCTCAAACGCCCCGATCGGGAGTTCCGACGGCGGGTGTACGAAGGCTACTTCGACGAGTGGGAAGCGGTGCGAAACACCGTCGCGGCGTCGTACAAAAACAGCGTCAAAGCGGACGTCAAGACCGCACAGGCTCGCAACTACGACACCGCACGCGAAGCCGCACTCGACGGCCCGAACGTCCCCGTCGAGGTCTACGATACGCTGGTCGACAGCGTCGACGACAACCTCGATAAACTCCACCGCCACGCCGAACTCAAACGCGAGGCCCTCGAGGTCGACGAACTGCAGATGTGGGACCTCTACATGCCGTTGACGGGCGGGGAAGGACCCGACGTCGGCTACGACGAGGCGACCGAGTACGTCGTCGACGCCGTCGGGCCGCTGGGCGAGGAGTACCAGTCCCGGGTCGCCGAGGGTCTCGAGTCGCGGTGGGTCGATGTCTACGAGAACGAAGGCAAACAGTCGGGCGCGTATTCAGGTGGCACCTACGACACCCAGCCGTTCATCCTGATGAACTACCAGGACGACATCGCCTCGATGTACACGCTGGCCCACGAACTCGGCCACTCGATGCACTCTCAGCTCACCAAGGACGAACAGCCCTACGTCTACTCGAGCTACGAGATCTTCGTGGCCGAAGTCGCCAGCACGGTCAACGAGGCCCTGCTGACGAACCACCTGCTCGAGACCGTCGACGATCCGGCGTTCCGAAAGGCCGTCCTCAACGAGTTCCTAGAGCGCGTCCGCTCGACGCTGTACCGCCAGACGCTGTTCGCCGAGTTCGAACACGAGGCCCACCGGCTCGAGGAAAACGGCGAGCCGCTCACAGCGGATCGACTGGACGACCTCTACTACGGGCTCAAAGAATCGTACTACGAGCCCGCCACCGTCGACGAGCGGATCGCCCGCGAGTGGATGCGCATTCCGCATTTCTACCGCGCGTTCTACGTCTACCAGTACTCGACCGGCATTTCCGCCGCGCTCGCCATCGTCGACGGCATCCTCCCGGACGGACCCAGCAGCGAGCCGGACTGTACCGCCGCCGAGAACTACCTCGAGTTTCTCCGTCGCGGCTCGCGGGAGTACCCGCTCGACCTCCTGCGAATCGCGGGGGTCGATATGAGTTCGAGCGATCCGATCGACCGCGCGCTGGCGACCTACGGCGACCGCCTCGACGAGATGGCGGCGCTGCTCGAGTAG